Proteins encoded within one genomic window of Mesorhizobium sp. AR10:
- a CDS encoding NAD kinase, producing MTKAASHFAFVSSDTADARAALESLSARYGQASAEDAEVVVALGGDGFLLQTLRDTMSTGKKVYGMNRGTIGFLMNEYRVGGLTERIAAAVPETIRPLEMLAVTHEGETISALAINEVALWRQSYQTAKIRITVDEQERLEELNCDGVMIATPAGSTAYNLSAHGPILPLDAPLLALTPVSPFRPRRWRGALLSNKATVRFDILEPEKRPVNAAADHTEVKAVASVTVRESPTATATLLFDPNHSWNERILAEQFRY from the coding sequence ATGACCAAAGCCGCCAGCCATTTCGCCTTCGTTTCATCTGATACAGCCGACGCCAGGGCGGCGCTGGAAAGCCTGTCGGCGCGCTATGGCCAGGCGTCCGCCGAGGATGCCGAAGTGGTGGTGGCGCTCGGTGGCGACGGTTTTCTGCTGCAAACCCTGCGCGATACGATGAGCACGGGCAAGAAGGTCTACGGCATGAACCGTGGCACCATCGGCTTCCTGATGAACGAATACCGCGTCGGCGGCCTGACGGAGCGCATCGCTGCGGCGGTTCCCGAAACGATCCGTCCGCTGGAGATGCTGGCGGTGACGCATGAGGGCGAAACGATTTCGGCTCTGGCCATCAACGAGGTGGCCCTTTGGCGCCAATCCTACCAGACGGCAAAGATACGCATCACCGTGGACGAGCAGGAGCGGCTGGAGGAATTGAACTGCGACGGCGTGATGATCGCGACGCCGGCCGGCTCGACCGCCTACAATTTGTCCGCGCACGGGCCGATCCTGCCGCTCGACGCGCCGTTGCTGGCGCTGACCCCGGTCAGCCCGTTCCGCCCGCGCCGCTGGCGCGGTGCGCTGCTCTCCAACAAGGCGACGGTGCGCTTCGACATTCTGGAGCCAGAAAAGCGGCCGGTGAACGCCGCCGCCGACCACACCGAGGTCAAGGCGGTGGCCTCGGTCACGGTGCGGGAATCGCCGACCGCGACGGCGACGCTGCTGTTTGACCCCAACCATTCGTGGAACGAACGCATTCTTGCCGAACAGTTTCGCTATTGA
- a CDS encoding caspase family protein has protein sequence MRLLAAVLLMTMALFSAARGEERIALVVANPAYDGAPVIANAQGSAERVAASLQSIGFTVKLVTDGDRADVARAMFDFAKSLGTADSVGIFYYVGRTARANDRNYLLTRGTRADSTEAIDQTALPLDLFVQALEATPTFKIILLDIAGDGQNLPPGATRGLAPVGPLANAIVTFSAQPGSVALDGSGSATAFADAFAAALTRQGVDIDTMLVSVAQTVAEATSGRQLPWVASRLSGGVPFVPLPDRPVTEALPPPQAAAPEPAPPPMASGGGGGYDSGGGGWDGGSDYGSGGGGSGGFDSGQEPYPMDVLPGSGGGSWTGNSADEAAAYEEYKRQAEQRQQYEEEARRKYEEEAARAAAAAQNNLGGAYQGDDQASGMEPALPPVPAPAPAPPPVIEPLAPLPDTATAEEPPVPPLDAPPGMVSPPIDNNAVEVVRHPTIDAPDEVVAGETVTVSIALTEEQLTPEVRAKAAPGSTVTANGALAMTMPAGADAWPIDIDLFASGFDLADGGKWSRQTTLYRQGDSDVVRFELKARPIAKDSKPAQFIARIYSAGRFLGSASRPITIKRSQPAAPSVEPTTDVAPPVMLLASTPPQPAVTGKVELGAGDPGDVPDLDVTILYDDPSGLGAGQIIIHSPHLAGPVMDTFSTPPEMAAWLDSEYRRLLQLGLSLRGATSLQQSAESSDPEAQKRFVTLAAEGFGDALYRDYVPEAFKDVFWSLRGKGELHSIQITSNSPTLPWELIRPQSEDGAIVDGFLGMSYRLARWAPRNSSSQVDNPLDRMAFTGVAAVAPSYVDKRSLPFQQVEIDALSKLAGYRRFDGDFVSFEKLVAEVSTGFIHFSGHGEVNQPSSGRPVFAIDLVDQSLDPDTWRALVIAANGKGNPFYFFNACDTGRSQMLGGFVQGWGPAVLAGGASGFIGGMWPLTDHAAAAFSTSFYGGITTQLRDGPVYLAEILQGVRKRFYETGDPTYLAYTFYGNANLQVVTQ, from the coding sequence ATGCGCCTTCTGGCGGCCGTGCTGCTGATGACCATGGCGCTCTTCTCCGCTGCGCGCGGCGAGGAACGTATCGCGCTGGTGGTCGCCAATCCGGCCTATGACGGCGCGCCGGTCATCGCCAACGCACAGGGCAGCGCCGAACGCGTTGCGGCAAGCCTCCAGTCCATCGGCTTCACCGTTAAGCTGGTGACCGACGGCGACCGCGCCGATGTGGCGCGCGCCATGTTTGATTTCGCCAAGTCGCTGGGTACTGCCGATTCCGTCGGCATCTTCTACTATGTCGGCCGCACCGCTCGGGCCAATGACCGGAACTACCTGCTGACGCGCGGCACGCGCGCCGATTCAACGGAAGCGATCGATCAGACGGCATTGCCTCTCGATCTCTTCGTGCAAGCGCTCGAGGCCACACCGACGTTCAAAATTATCCTGCTCGACATTGCCGGCGACGGCCAGAACCTGCCTCCCGGCGCGACGCGCGGCCTGGCGCCGGTCGGCCCGCTGGCCAACGCCATTGTCACTTTCTCCGCTCAGCCTGGAAGCGTCGCGCTGGATGGAAGCGGATCGGCGACGGCCTTTGCCGATGCGTTCGCCGCCGCGCTGACCCGGCAGGGCGTCGACATCGACACGATGCTCGTATCGGTCGCACAAACCGTGGCGGAGGCGACATCCGGACGTCAGCTGCCATGGGTGGCGAGCCGCCTTTCCGGCGGCGTGCCGTTTGTGCCCTTGCCGGACAGGCCGGTTACCGAAGCGCTGCCGCCGCCGCAGGCGGCTGCTCCCGAACCGGCACCGCCCCCGATGGCAAGCGGCGGCGGTGGTGGCTACGATTCCGGGGGTGGCGGCTGGGACGGCGGCAGCGACTATGGCTCCGGCGGCGGCGGCTCCGGCGGTTTTGACAGTGGCCAGGAGCCATACCCGATGGATGTCCTGCCGGGGTCTGGCGGCGGATCCTGGACGGGCAACAGCGCCGATGAAGCCGCCGCCTATGAGGAATACAAACGCCAGGCAGAGCAGCGCCAGCAATATGAGGAGGAGGCTCGGCGAAAGTACGAAGAAGAGGCTGCCAGGGCCGCAGCCGCGGCGCAGAACAATCTCGGCGGCGCCTATCAGGGGGATGACCAAGCCAGCGGCATGGAGCCAGCACTGCCGCCTGTCCCGGCGCCCGCACCCGCCCCACCGCCTGTCATTGAGCCGCTTGCCCCGCTGCCCGATACGGCAACCGCCGAAGAGCCTCCTGTGCCGCCTTTGGACGCGCCTCCTGGCATGGTGTCTCCACCGATCGACAACAATGCGGTCGAGGTCGTGCGGCACCCGACCATCGATGCACCGGACGAGGTTGTTGCCGGCGAGACGGTCACCGTCTCCATCGCGCTGACCGAGGAGCAATTGACGCCCGAGGTCAGGGCAAAGGCGGCACCCGGCTCGACGGTGACAGCGAATGGCGCTTTGGCGATGACGATGCCGGCAGGAGCCGACGCATGGCCGATCGACATCGATCTGTTTGCCAGCGGTTTCGATCTCGCCGACGGCGGCAAATGGAGCCGGCAGACAACGCTCTACCGCCAGGGCGACAGCGATGTCGTCCGCTTCGAGCTCAAGGCGCGGCCCATTGCCAAAGACAGCAAGCCCGCTCAGTTCATCGCCCGCATCTACAGCGCCGGCCGTTTTCTAGGTTCCGCATCGCGGCCCATCACCATCAAGCGATCTCAACCGGCCGCTCCGTCTGTCGAACCAACCACCGACGTGGCTCCTCCGGTCATGTTGCTGGCCTCTACGCCCCCGCAACCGGCAGTGACCGGCAAGGTCGAACTCGGGGCCGGTGACCCGGGTGACGTGCCAGACCTCGATGTAACCATCCTCTATGACGATCCGAGCGGGCTCGGCGCCGGGCAGATCATCATCCATTCGCCGCATCTGGCCGGTCCGGTGATGGACACATTTTCGACGCCGCCGGAGATGGCGGCATGGCTGGACTCGGAATATCGCCGCCTGCTGCAACTCGGATTGAGCCTGCGCGGCGCGACCTCGCTGCAGCAGTCCGCTGAAAGCAGCGATCCGGAGGCGCAAAAACGTTTTGTGACGCTGGCCGCCGAAGGTTTTGGCGATGCGCTCTACCGGGATTATGTGCCGGAGGCATTCAAGGATGTGTTCTGGTCGCTACGCGGCAAGGGCGAACTGCATTCGATCCAGATCACTTCGAACAGCCCAACGCTGCCATGGGAACTGATCCGTCCGCAGAGCGAGGACGGCGCCATCGTGGACGGCTTCCTCGGCATGAGCTACCGGCTGGCGCGCTGGGCGCCGCGCAACTCGTCCTCGCAAGTCGATAATCCGCTCGACCGGATGGCCTTCACCGGCGTTGCGGCCGTTGCCCCTTCCTATGTCGACAAGCGGTCGCTGCCTTTCCAGCAGGTCGAGATCGACGCGCTGAGCAAGCTTGCCGGCTACCGCCGCTTCGACGGCGATTTCGTCTCCTTCGAGAAATTGGTCGCAGAGGTCTCGACGGGATTCATCCATTTCTCCGGCCACGGCGAGGTCAACCAGCCGAGCAGCGGTCGGCCGGTCTTTGCCATCGACCTCGTCGACCAATCGCTTGATCCCGATACCTGGAGGGCATTGGTCATTGCCGCAAATGGCAAGGGCAACCCGTTCTACTTCTTCAACGCCTGCGACACCGGACGCTCGCAGATGCTCGGCGGCTTCGTGCAAGGCTGGGGGCCGGCGGTGCTGGCGGGCGGTGCCTCCGGTTTCATCGGTGGCATGTGGCCGCTGACCGACCACGCGGCGGCTGCCTTCTCAACCAGCTTCTATGGCGGCATCACCACCCAGCTCAGGGACGGGCCGGTCTATCTGGCCGAGATCCTGCAAGGTGTGCGCAAACGGTTCTATGAAACCGGTGATCCGACCTACCTCGCCTACACGTTCTACGGCAACGCCAACCTTCAGGTCGTGACGCAGTAG
- a CDS encoding MBL fold metallo-hydrolase, with product MSALPIIDAPNWYETIRMADGVTLIHEPWIKPFFRCNIWHVRGRDRDLLFDTGLGHFSLRSHVPLVTERKLTCVASHTHFDHIGCHHEFPERCVHRAEAEILADPRNEWTVADRYATDEMFDGMPDGWVSARYRILPAPAGRLLAQGDVVDLGDRAFEVIHTPGHSPGGIALYENRTGILLSGDIIYDGPLIDDVYHSDTDDYVATLLRMRDLDVTVVHGGHFPSFGKVRYRQLVDEYLAQKRQAGCHLLQAR from the coding sequence ATGTCAGCGCTTCCGATCATCGACGCTCCCAACTGGTACGAAACCATACGCATGGCCGATGGCGTGACGCTTATCCACGAGCCGTGGATCAAGCCGTTTTTCCGCTGCAACATTTGGCACGTTCGCGGCCGCGACCGCGATCTCCTGTTCGACACCGGCCTCGGTCATTTCAGCCTGCGCTCCCATGTGCCACTGGTGACGGAGAGAAAGCTGACCTGCGTCGCCAGCCACACGCATTTCGACCATATCGGCTGCCATCACGAATTCCCCGAGCGCTGCGTGCATCGCGCCGAGGCCGAAATCCTCGCCGATCCGCGCAACGAGTGGACGGTCGCCGACCGCTATGCGACCGACGAGATGTTCGATGGCATGCCCGACGGCTGGGTGTCGGCGCGCTACCGGATACTGCCGGCGCCGGCCGGCCGTCTGCTCGCGCAGGGCGATGTCGTCGATCTCGGCGATCGTGCCTTCGAGGTGATCCATACGCCGGGCCATTCGCCCGGCGGCATCGCGCTCTACGAAAACAGGACAGGCATCCTGTTGTCCGGCGACATCATCTATGACGGCCCGCTGATCGATGATGTCTACCACTCTGACACCGACGATTATGTCGCAACGCTGCTGCGCATGCGCGATCTCGATGTCACGGTCGTGCATGGCGGCCATTTCCCGAGCTTCGGCAAGGTGCGCTATCGCCAGCTCGTCGACGAGTATCTCGCGCAAAAGCGGCAGGCCGGCTGCCATCTGCTGCAAGCACGCTGA
- a CDS encoding ABC transporter ATP-binding protein, which translates to MTAPLVDIRSVSHRFGQQTVLKNVSLQIEPGSYTILLGPSGSGKTTLLSILGGFVSPSEGKVFIRGEDCTAVPPAKRPTTTVFQDYALFPHMSVGSNVGFGLRMQGVDGATRAARAREALALVGLATAFDKKPHQLSGGQRQRVALARALVIEPAVLLLDEPLGALDLKLRRQMQDELKAIQKRVGTAFIHVTHDQEEAMALADHCVVMNDGRIEDEGPPERVYARPATRFSATFMGESTLISGTVTETENGKITVATQTGPLSLPGDLPVGASVALAIRPEHLVLDATAGKVALGTAEVSDVVFQGSFKRVLAVSVEDPGLQFIAKLPAAATVQPGDSVAVSCDAGDIILLAN; encoded by the coding sequence ATGACCGCGCCATTGGTCGACATCCGCTCCGTCTCGCACCGCTTCGGCCAGCAGACGGTGCTGAAGAACGTCTCGCTGCAGATCGAGCCGGGCAGCTACACCATCCTGCTCGGCCCATCGGGGTCCGGCAAGACGACGCTGCTCTCCATTCTCGGCGGTTTCGTCAGCCCTAGCGAAGGCAAGGTGTTCATCCGCGGCGAGGACTGCACCGCCGTGCCGCCGGCAAAGCGCCCGACGACGACGGTGTTCCAGGACTATGCTCTGTTTCCACACATGAGCGTCGGCAGCAATGTCGGCTTCGGCTTGCGCATGCAGGGCGTCGATGGCGCGACGCGGGCCGCACGGGCGCGCGAGGCGCTGGCGCTGGTCGGGCTGGCCACGGCCTTCGACAAGAAGCCGCACCAGCTTTCCGGCGGCCAGCGGCAGCGCGTGGCGCTGGCCCGCGCGCTGGTGATCGAACCGGCCGTCCTTTTGCTCGACGAGCCGCTCGGTGCACTGGACCTCAAATTGCGTCGGCAGATGCAGGACGAGTTGAAAGCGATCCAGAAACGCGTCGGCACCGCCTTCATCCACGTCACCCACGACCAGGAAGAAGCGATGGCGCTGGCCGACCATTGCGTGGTGATGAATGACGGGCGCATCGAGGACGAAGGACCGCCCGAGCGCGTCTATGCGCGGCCGGCGACACGCTTTTCGGCGACCTTCATGGGCGAAAGCACGCTGATATCGGGAACTGTGACCGAAACGGAGAATGGGAAAATCACTGTCGCAACGCAGACCGGACCGCTCTCGCTGCCTGGGGATTTACCGGTCGGCGCTTCTGTTGCCCTGGCCATCCGCCCGGAGCATCTTGTCCTCGACGCGACCGCGGGCAAGGTCGCGCTAGGCACCGCCGAGGTGAGCGACGTCGTCTTCCAGGGCAGCTTCAAGCGCGTGCTTGCCGTTTCCGTCGAAGACCCGGGGCTGCAGTTCATAGCCAAACTTCCAGCCGCGGCAACTGTGCAGCCGGGCGACAGCGTTGCCGTTTCGTGCGACGCTGGCGACATTATCCTTCTGGCAAACTGA
- a CDS encoding ABC transporter permease produces the protein MRRIVRIASWLYAPAVYGFIFLPVVVLVLFSLQATSFPIPPFTGPSLRWYDAVLSDTRLTSALVNSLLVAAISSFATVTLGFLSAWGFARFVLPGSALLRGLITLPLTVSYLIIGMGLLVLFNWAGIPKSLLAAGIGHVVINLPLCFAIIYSQMGDHQINIERAARDLGAPEWKVLLLITVPVMAPAIFAGFFLSMTFSWDEFVISFLLTRFDTTLPVEIWNLLRSGLNPKTNAVGSLVFAVSIVLVVLFELTLLRRRKA, from the coding sequence ATGCGCCGGATTGTCCGTATCGCTTCCTGGCTCTACGCCCCCGCCGTCTACGGCTTTATCTTCCTGCCGGTGGTCGTGCTGGTGTTGTTTTCACTGCAGGCGACGTCGTTTCCGATCCCGCCCTTCACCGGCCCGTCGCTGCGCTGGTACGACGCGGTGCTCTCCGACACCCGGCTGACCTCGGCATTGGTCAATTCGCTGCTGGTCGCGGCCATCTCCTCTTTTGCCACCGTCACGCTCGGCTTCCTCTCGGCCTGGGGCTTTGCGCGCTTCGTCCTGCCCGGCTCGGCCCTGCTGCGCGGGCTGATCACCCTGCCGCTGACGGTCAGCTATCTCATCATCGGCATGGGGCTGCTGGTGCTGTTCAACTGGGCTGGCATCCCGAAGTCGCTGCTTGCCGCCGGCATCGGCCATGTCGTGATCAACCTGCCGCTGTGCTTTGCCATCATCTATAGCCAGATGGGCGACCACCAGATCAACATCGAGCGCGCCGCGCGCGACCTCGGCGCGCCTGAATGGAAGGTGCTCCTGTTGATAACCGTGCCGGTGATGGCGCCGGCGATCTTCGCCGGCTTCTTCCTGTCGATGACCTTCTCCTGGGACGAGTTCGTCATCTCCTTCCTGCTAACCCGCTTCGACACGACCTTGCCGGTCGAAATCTGGAACCTGTTGCGCTCCGGCCTCAACCCCAAGACCAACGCCGTCGGTTCACTGGTCTTTGCCGTCTCCATCGTTCTGGTGGTGTTGTTCGAACTGACATTGCTGCGGAGGAGAAAGGCATGA
- a CDS encoding ABC transporter permease: protein MSNAANSGRALPQAGRALPRAGTALPWALVTPALGWTLLFFVLPFVAMALSSLTAHEGGGFTLANYSQFFTNPSYWQAMVNSLQVTAIVTVISVLLAYPFAWILAEQVPERWQRLALMLAVLPFWTSYVVRSYSWLLVLAQNGVINRALTGSGLFTDPVQLANTRFATVTGFVHFFVMLLTLTIFANLKQLSPSYRKAAADLGAGPVRTFLHVILPLTLPGIMVGAFLTFVLCIGDYITPQILGGNNELLMPQLVMMQIGRRGDFPLASALSIILMAVVTIAYLACARWLKIERA from the coding sequence GTGAGCAACGCTGCCAATAGCGGGCGTGCCCTGCCCCAGGCGGGCCGTGCCCTGCCTCGGGCGGGCACTGCCCTGCCCTGGGCGCTGGTCACGCCGGCGCTCGGCTGGACGCTGCTGTTCTTTGTGCTGCCCTTCGTCGCCATGGCGCTTTCCAGCCTCACGGCGCATGAAGGCGGCGGCTTCACGCTCGCCAACTACAGCCAGTTCTTCACCAACCCTTCTTACTGGCAGGCGATGGTCAACTCGCTGCAGGTCACAGCCATCGTCACCGTGATCTCGGTGCTGCTTGCCTACCCCTTCGCCTGGATTCTGGCCGAGCAGGTGCCGGAGCGCTGGCAGCGGCTGGCGCTGATGCTGGCCGTGCTGCCGTTCTGGACATCCTATGTCGTGCGCTCTTATTCCTGGCTGCTGGTGCTGGCGCAGAATGGCGTCATCAACCGCGCGTTGACCGGCTCCGGCCTGTTCACTGACCCGGTGCAGCTCGCCAACACACGCTTCGCCACCGTCACCGGTTTCGTGCATTTCTTCGTCATGCTGTTGACGCTGACCATTTTCGCCAATCTGAAACAGCTAAGCCCCAGCTACCGCAAAGCCGCCGCCGATCTCGGCGCCGGGCCGGTGCGGACCTTCCTGCATGTCATCCTGCCACTGACCTTGCCCGGCATCATGGTCGGCGCCTTCCTGACCTTCGTGCTGTGCATCGGCGACTACATCACGCCGCAGATACTTGGCGGCAACAACGAGCTTTTGATGCCGCAACTGGTAATGATGCAGATCGGCCGGCGCGGCGATTTTCCGCTGGCCTCGGCGCTGTCGATCATCCTGATGGCGGTCGTCACCATCGCCTATCTCGCCTGCGCCCGCTGGCTGAAGATCGAGCGGGCCTGA
- a CDS encoding spermidine/putrescine ABC transporter substrate-binding protein, whose protein sequence is MSATLTSILKIHLRAATAATALLLATGAHAADLNALIWCDHADPALLQPFEEANGVKVNVKEFEGTGAGLAIVEQSQPGDWDVMVIDSIDVPRGVEKGLFEPLPEDKLPLADLFPQVKMDGSTVVDGKRYGITEKFGYNTIGYNKTKVDPADMQSMAALTGDKYKGKIAIYDYYLPVIGMAALAIGKKTAELTEADLPAIKAELLKMKANAKLVGEVTASQTALATGEVDILVGGGEWVTAGLAKENPALDFSIPKEGAVLWSQSLAMFKDSNNKDMALKFIQYIMSPEGQARLATSSCYWGMPANTKAALTDEQKKILRFDEQPDFLARAQSYPAPNADLDKKMQDVWTEMLQAQ, encoded by the coding sequence ATGTCCGCGACTCTGACTTCCATTCTGAAAATCCATCTGCGCGCTGCAACCGCAGCTACTGCACTGCTACTCGCCACAGGCGCTCACGCCGCCGATCTCAACGCTCTGATCTGGTGCGATCACGCCGACCCGGCCCTGCTGCAGCCCTTCGAGGAGGCCAATGGCGTCAAGGTCAACGTCAAGGAATTCGAAGGCACCGGCGCCGGTCTCGCTATCGTCGAACAGTCGCAGCCCGGCGACTGGGATGTGATGGTGATCGACTCTATCGACGTGCCGCGCGGTGTCGAAAAGGGCCTGTTCGAGCCGCTGCCGGAAGACAAGCTGCCGCTGGCCGACCTGTTTCCGCAGGTGAAGATGGATGGTTCCACCGTCGTGGACGGCAAGCGCTACGGCATCACAGAAAAGTTCGGCTACAACACCATCGGCTACAACAAGACCAAGGTCGACCCGGCCGACATGCAGTCGATGGCCGCACTCACCGGCGACAAATACAAGGGCAAGATCGCCATCTATGACTACTACCTGCCGGTCATCGGCATGGCCGCTTTGGCGATCGGCAAGAAGACGGCCGAGTTGACCGAAGCCGACCTTCCCGCCATCAAGGCCGAACTCCTGAAGATGAAGGCCAACGCCAAGCTGGTGGGCGAAGTCACTGCCAGCCAGACAGCACTGGCCACCGGCGAGGTCGACATTCTGGTCGGCGGCGGCGAATGGGTGACGGCCGGGTTGGCCAAGGAGAACCCGGCGCTGGACTTCTCCATCCCGAAAGAAGGAGCGGTGCTGTGGTCGCAGTCGCTGGCCATGTTCAAGGACTCCAACAACAAGGACATGGCGCTAAAATTCATCCAGTACATCATGAGCCCCGAGGGACAGGCGCGGCTCGCCACCTCCTCCTGCTATTGGGGCATGCCGGCGAACACCAAGGCAGCACTCACCGACGAGCAGAAGAAGATCCTGCGCTTCGACGAACAGCCTGACTTCCTTGCCCGCGCCCAGTCCTACCCGGCGCCGAACGCCGATCTCGACAAGAAGATGCAGGACGTCTGGACCGAAATGCTGCAGGCACAATGA
- a CDS encoding TetR/AcrR family transcriptional regulator: MSGLRARQKADRHRRIIEAAAELFREAGYEGAKIEAIAAQAEVSVGTIYNYYENKGDILGAIVSLEVNEVLNAGRGVVANPPANVGDALDTLLGIYIEHSLHYLSKEMWRQAMAISTQLPDSPFGQTYTGLDRTLTEQIRALIARLQEIGLVRADIDGQALGELVFNNMNMMFIEFVKRDEARIPELRAAIRRQNRILVAAIGV; the protein is encoded by the coding sequence ATGAGCGGATTGCGGGCAAGGCAAAAGGCGGATCGGCACCGCCGTATCATCGAAGCGGCGGCGGAGCTGTTCCGCGAGGCCGGCTATGAGGGCGCCAAGATCGAGGCGATCGCGGCGCAGGCCGAAGTGTCGGTCGGCACCATCTATAACTACTATGAGAACAAGGGCGATATCCTTGGCGCCATCGTCTCGCTGGAGGTCAACGAGGTGCTGAATGCCGGGCGCGGCGTGGTCGCCAACCCGCCGGCCAATGTCGGCGATGCACTGGATACGCTGCTCGGCATCTACATCGAGCACTCGCTGCATTATCTCAGCAAGGAGATGTGGCGGCAGGCGATGGCGATCTCGACGCAATTGCCCGACAGCCCGTTCGGCCAGACCTATACCGGGCTCGACCGGACGCTGACCGAGCAAATCCGCGCGCTGATCGCCCGGTTGCAAGAGATTGGATTGGTGCGCGCCGACATCGACGGACAGGCGCTGGGCGAACTGGTGTTCAACAACATGAACATGATGTTTATCGAGTTCGTGAAACGCGACGAGGCGAGGATACCGGAGCTACGCGCGGCGATACGAAGACAGAACCGGATATTGGTGGCGGCGATTGGGGTGTGA
- a CDS encoding DUF2569 domain-containing protein: MHFSVWHWAILLLLIGVPVFFAVRSAIKPSQNPADLVGFGGWLMLLAIGQALSPLRTLATLGTSSEGYQQLMTLPNGTLAVYGEVALLLVFLVLQVVVFVAMLRRSYRFKQLFVVQWFAIPVVFLLDTFWISAVLGVPVNQVLAGDALMAPIVSFVLTGIWVAYVYRSARVRNTFTGASASGQIASAS; this comes from the coding sequence ATGCATTTTTCTGTCTGGCACTGGGCAATACTTCTGTTGCTGATTGGCGTGCCTGTGTTCTTTGCCGTCCGATCGGCGATCAAGCCTTCACAGAACCCGGCGGATCTGGTGGGGTTTGGAGGCTGGCTGATGTTGCTTGCGATCGGTCAGGCCTTGTCCCCGTTGCGCACGCTCGCGACATTGGGGACATCAAGTGAAGGCTACCAACAGCTCATGACACTCCCGAATGGCACCTTGGCGGTTTACGGCGAGGTAGCACTCTTGCTGGTATTTCTGGTCCTCCAGGTGGTGGTGTTCGTAGCGATGCTGCGTCGGAGTTACCGCTTCAAACAGCTGTTTGTGGTTCAGTGGTTTGCAATCCCTGTCGTGTTTCTCCTGGACACGTTTTGGATTTCGGCAGTTCTTGGCGTCCCGGTAAACCAGGTGCTTGCGGGAGACGCGCTGATGGCACCCATCGTCTCGTTTGTGTTGACCGGTATCTGGGTCGCCTATGTCTACAGGTCGGCAAGGGTGAGGAACACATTCACCGGGGCAAGTGCATCTGGCCAAATCGCAAGCGCCTCGTAG
- a CDS encoding cupin domain-containing protein, with product MTGEFGVILRGTEDRGQGPGIVHLTARPGAAVVGEHFHPNMIERFTVFSGRLDASIAGKTFSLEPGQSATVEAGVVHDWWNSSKTEEAHVLIEIERAPGADHVDPNRFELLIGMLFGLANAGLVDKKGRPSLLQAAVIAREFADVIVFTQPPPAIQRVALGILAPLAGLLGYRAIDPAFCRPHAHITPAPEILAMAGLPPV from the coding sequence GTGACCGGTGAATTCGGCGTGATCCTGCGTGGCACCGAAGACCGCGGCCAGGGGCCCGGCATCGTTCATCTGACCGCGCGGCCGGGCGCTGCAGTCGTTGGCGAACACTTCCATCCCAACATGATTGAACGGTTTACCGTCTTCAGCGGCCGGCTCGATGCCTCCATCGCCGGGAAGACATTTTCCCTGGAGCCCGGCCAATCGGCAACGGTCGAGGCAGGCGTGGTGCACGATTGGTGGAACAGCAGCAAGACCGAAGAAGCACACGTCCTAATCGAAATCGAACGGGCGCCCGGCGCGGACCACGTTGACCCGAACCGTTTCGAGCTGCTGATCGGCATGCTCTTCGGCCTCGCCAATGCCGGTCTGGTGGATAAGAAAGGCAGACCCTCCCTGCTTCAGGCAGCAGTCATCGCCAGGGAATTTGCCGACGTGATCGTCTTCACCCAGCCTCCACCCGCGATTCAGCGGGTGGCGCTCGGCATCCTGGCGCCGCTCGCCGGTCTGCTTGGCTACCGGGCGATCGACCCTGCTTTCTGCAGACCGCACGCCCACATCACTCCGGCCCCCGAAATCCTCGCCATGGCAGGCCTCCCGCCGGTCTGA